One part of the bacterium genome encodes these proteins:
- a CDS encoding metal-dependent transcriptional regulator → MTKNSTRSSISTEDYLKGIYRLTGETEEFATTNAIAESLGISAPSVTGMLKKLAQSRLVKHSPYHGVRLTEAGRSRAVKILRRHRLVELFLQKCLRMSWDEIHQEAEVLEHALSERLESRIDEWLGHPRFDPHGAPIPDADGNIIPRKVLKLSDIETRCDAVVAQVMGQDSELLGYFEERRILPNRRITVLEKEKFGGSLKVRVSGKIQFVGLKAAQQVLVEQI, encoded by the coding sequence ATGACAAAAAACTCGACTCGCAGCTCAATCTCAACCGAAGATTACCTCAAAGGTATCTATCGGTTGACCGGTGAAACTGAAGAATTCGCCACTACCAACGCTATTGCCGAATCATTGGGCATCTCCGCGCCATCTGTAACGGGTATGCTCAAGAAACTCGCGCAATCTCGCTTGGTGAAACACAGCCCGTATCATGGCGTTCGGCTGACCGAAGCCGGCCGCAGCCGCGCCGTCAAAATTCTTCGCCGCCACCGATTGGTTGAGCTGTTTCTGCAGAAATGTCTGCGTATGAGCTGGGATGAGATTCATCAGGAAGCAGAAGTCCTCGAACACGCACTCTCAGAACGGCTCGAATCGCGCATCGACGAATGGCTCGGGCATCCGCGCTTTGATCCGCATGGCGCTCCCATTCCTGATGCCGACGGAAACATCATTCCTCGCAAAGTCCTCAAGCTTTCCGATATCGAGACTCGATGCGATGCCGTCGTCGCGCAAGTTATGGGGCAAGACTCCGAGTTACTCGGCTACTTCGAAGAACGGCGCATACTTCCCAATCGCCGCATCACCGTTCTGGAGAAAGAGAAGTTTGGCGGATCGCTCAAAGTGCGTGTCTCGGGTAAAATTCAATTCGTCGGCCTCAAGGCCGCGCAACAAGTATTGGTTGAACAAATCTAA
- a CDS encoding zinc ABC transporter substrate-binding protein gives MRFALIGILVLTMAQFGLAAGIPRAVATTTMIYDLVKQIGGDKVEVRGLLAAGADPHTYKPVPGDAMAIAESQIVFRNGLKLEGWMDKLVENAGGQRPIITVSDGMPAVDDPAQAGHPDPHIWFSIPSWKLAVDNVVKALSDLAPESKDLFLARAVSYKRELDSLHNWAKIEMAKIPESRRYLVTSHDAFNYFGKEYGLTVIGVQGISTETQASSQDVAGIVKFIKQHSIPAIFVETSVNPKLIEEISRQSGVKVGGTLYGDSTGPVGSGADTYIGMISSNVRTIVAALGGK, from the coding sequence ATGCGTTTTGCATTGATTGGAATCTTAGTACTAACAATGGCACAATTTGGATTGGCCGCTGGGATACCGCGCGCTGTGGCCACCACGACTATGATCTACGATTTAGTAAAGCAAATCGGCGGTGACAAGGTTGAAGTCCGCGGCCTCTTGGCTGCTGGCGCCGACCCACATACGTATAAACCTGTTCCCGGTGATGCCATGGCTATTGCCGAATCGCAAATTGTCTTCCGCAACGGCCTCAAACTCGAAGGCTGGATGGACAAACTCGTGGAAAACGCCGGCGGCCAGAGACCGATCATCACCGTCAGCGACGGAATGCCTGCAGTCGATGACCCGGCACAAGCCGGCCATCCCGATCCCCACATCTGGTTCAGCATTCCTTCTTGGAAACTTGCTGTCGACAACGTAGTGAAAGCACTTTCCGATCTCGCCCCAGAATCCAAAGACCTTTTTCTTGCTCGCGCAGTTTCCTACAAGAGGGAACTTGACTCGTTGCATAATTGGGCGAAGATCGAAATGGCAAAGATTCCCGAATCGCGTCGCTATCTCGTCACCTCCCACGACGCCTTCAACTACTTCGGCAAAGAATACGGCCTGACCGTTATCGGCGTACAGGGTATCTCCACCGAGACCCAAGCCAGCAGTCAAGACGTTGCCGGCATTGTGAAATTCATCAAACAGCATAGCATCCCGGCGATCTTCGTTGAGACTTCCGTAAATCCCAAATTGATCGAGGAAATCTCCCGCCAATCCGGCGTCAAAGTCGGCGGTACCCTTTACGGCGATTCAACCGGCCCGGTCGGAAGTGGAGCCGATACCTACATCGGCATGATCTCCTCAAATGTGCGAACCATTGTGGCGGCCTTGGGAGGGAAGTAA
- a CDS encoding metal ABC transporter ATP-binding protein translates to MTVPPIEIHDLTISYHKRPVLWGIDLDIPEGALVGIIGPNGAGKSTLIKGVMGMLPLASGYVKIYGEELQRRRKDIAYVPQRESVDWDFPVTVRDVVMMGRYGELSLFGRPSKADKAKVEEALDQIGMAGYADRQIGNLSGGQQQRVFLARALAQDARIYLMDEPFVGVDAATERVIIDLLRALRSKGNTVVVVNHDLQAAKDYFDYLLLINMRKVAFGPTAEVFTPELLQKTYGGKLTILTEAAEATKLHGALPKK, encoded by the coding sequence ATGACCGTTCCTCCGATTGAAATCCACGACTTGACGATTTCGTATCACAAGCGCCCTGTGTTGTGGGGAATCGACCTCGATATTCCCGAGGGCGCACTCGTCGGAATCATCGGCCCCAACGGAGCAGGGAAGTCCACCCTTATCAAAGGCGTGATGGGTATGCTGCCATTGGCTTCGGGATACGTGAAGATTTACGGTGAAGAACTCCAGCGTCGCCGAAAAGATATCGCTTACGTTCCACAGCGCGAATCAGTCGATTGGGATTTTCCGGTTACGGTTCGTGATGTTGTCATGATGGGGCGCTACGGTGAACTATCGCTATTCGGGCGTCCAAGCAAGGCAGACAAGGCAAAGGTCGAAGAGGCACTTGATCAAATCGGAATGGCAGGCTATGCCGACCGTCAGATCGGAAATCTCTCTGGTGGCCAACAACAGCGCGTGTTTCTTGCTCGCGCTCTTGCGCAGGATGCCCGCATCTACCTGATGGACGAACCGTTCGTCGGCGTCGATGCCGCAACCGAGCGGGTTATCATCGACCTCTTGCGAGCATTGCGTTCCAAGGGAAATACCGTCGTTGTGGTCAATCACGATTTGCAGGCGGCAAAAGACTATTTCGACTATCTGCTGTTGATCAACATGCGCAAAGTCGCGTTTGGTCCAACTGCCGAAGTATTCACGCCCGAATTGCTGCAAAAAACTTACGGCGGTAAACTTACAATTCTAACTGAAGCCGCAGAAGCGACAAAACTCCATGGCGCGCTACCTAAGAAATAG
- a CDS encoding metal ABC transporter permease encodes MARYLRNSLLTATVILIPHLLFAARISEIQQTSLIEQITEFFSLSSPTVVNTLLGCTLLGILGGVLGCFLILRRMALVGDALGHALLPGIALAFLVVGSKSIIPLFFGAVIAGVLYSLVLSFVQRQRRVKPDAAIGLTFTAFFGFGIVLMSYIQSSSTGSQSGLDKFLFGQAAALSSDDVQIAAGLLLVSIALITLFFRQLKAMSFDPTFATAIGLNVKTLHYAMMVFITLAIVVSVQAVGVVLVSALLIIPGAAAYLLVKRLHMMIILAGMFGLASGVIGAFLSYVLPGIPTGPVVVLAASALFGLVILFAPNDGIIPRTIRRIRRRQRMEQENLLKAAVEFGQADKAGDNWISVSDFIKFDNRDLKKLLPLLKRLHSNRFLFFDSPSQFRLTVSGAEIGERVLRNHLLWEIYLSEFTDIGTDHIHYDAERIEHVLTPDIVAHLEATLGKRTLGGVDPHRSPA; translated from the coding sequence ATGGCGCGCTACCTAAGAAATAGTCTTCTCACAGCAACAGTTATCTTGATTCCGCACCTGCTTTTTGCTGCGCGGATTTCCGAGATACAGCAAACTTCGTTGATCGAGCAAATTACCGAGTTCTTCAGCCTCAGCTCGCCCACCGTAGTAAACACCTTGCTTGGCTGTACGCTCCTCGGAATCCTCGGCGGAGTACTGGGCTGCTTTCTAATCCTGCGCCGTATGGCATTGGTCGGCGATGCGCTCGGACATGCACTGTTACCCGGCATTGCCCTGGCATTCCTCGTTGTCGGTTCCAAATCGATTATTCCACTGTTTTTCGGCGCAGTCATTGCCGGTGTGCTCTACAGTCTTGTGCTGAGCTTTGTTCAACGGCAACGCCGGGTGAAACCGGACGCCGCCATCGGACTTACATTCACCGCTTTCTTCGGATTCGGAATTGTGTTGATGAGCTATATCCAGAGCTCAAGCACCGGCAGCCAATCAGGCCTCGACAAGTTCCTCTTCGGGCAGGCCGCCGCGCTCTCATCCGATGACGTCCAAATTGCCGCCGGCCTCTTGCTTGTATCAATTGCGCTCATCACGCTTTTCTTCCGTCAACTCAAAGCAATGTCCTTCGACCCAACCTTCGCGACCGCAATCGGACTCAACGTCAAGACGCTCCACTATGCTATGATGGTCTTCATTACCCTCGCCATCGTCGTTTCGGTGCAAGCTGTCGGTGTCGTGCTTGTCTCGGCGCTCTTGATTATTCCCGGCGCGGCGGCGTACTTGTTGGTCAAGCGACTACACATGATGATCATCCTTGCCGGAATGTTCGGTTTGGCTTCCGGCGTCATCGGTGCCTTCCTGTCTTATGTCCTCCCCGGAATACCGACCGGTCCGGTGGTCGTTCTTGCGGCTTCAGCCCTGTTCGGCTTGGTTATTCTCTTCGCTCCTAATGACGGCATCATTCCGCGAACGATCCGCCGTATCCGCCGTCGCCAGCGCATGGAACAGGAGAATCTTCTCAAAGCCGCGGTCGAGTTTGGTCAGGCAGACAAGGCAGGGGACAATTGGATCAGTGTCTCCGATTTCATCAAGTTCGATAACCGCGATCTCAAGAAACTACTGCCGTTGCTGAAACGACTGCATTCGAACCGCTTCCTGTTCTTTGATTCCCCGAGTCAGTTTCGGTTGACAGTCTCCGGTGCGGAAATCGGTGAGCGCGTCCTGCGCAATCACTTGCTGTGGGAAATATATCTTTCTGAATTCACCGACATCGGCACCGACCACATTCACTATGACGCCGAACGTATCGAGCATGTCCTGACTCCGGATATTGTAGCACATCTTGAGGCTACTCTCGGAAAACGCACACTTGGCGGAGTCGATCCGCATCGGAGCCCGGCATGA
- a CDS encoding metal ABC transporter permease, translating to MSLHQMFIEPLTYAWMIKGLLIACLVSLALGLLGCFLVLRRLSLMGDALAHTVLPGIVIAFLISNSRASLPLLIGASVVGFITTLLINGIHLKSRVKEDAAMGIVYSTLFAIGVVLLTAFASHVDLDPDCVLYGDLLGVPETSIWVMLTVAGMIIVGIILFYKQLLITAFDAQLSNALGISSAWTHYIFMGFLSLVLVTSFEAVGSVLVVAMLIAPGATALFWSDRLPRMLVIAGALSIVSAVSGLYISVWLNCSPAGAIVCTAFIFFVVSLLVSPRYGLIARALRAARLRRKILLENILKEAVKVADYSESPIPLATLQATLKMPAGALLRGSKRLQQRKEATLTSSTLTLTPAGIAEGERILRNHRLWELFLSREFELPEDHLHRDADDIEHIMTPELAAALAVHLDDPRLDPHGKPIPPSRSN from the coding sequence ATGAGTTTGCACCAGATGTTCATCGAACCCTTGACCTATGCTTGGATGATCAAAGGCCTCCTGATCGCATGCCTCGTAAGCTTGGCTCTCGGCCTCCTTGGATGCTTCCTTGTCCTTCGGCGCCTGTCACTGATGGGCGATGCGCTCGCACATACCGTCCTCCCTGGAATCGTCATCGCGTTTCTGATCTCCAACTCGCGCGCTTCGTTGCCACTGTTAATCGGCGCCAGCGTTGTTGGATTCATCACAACACTCTTGATCAACGGCATCCATCTCAAAAGCCGGGTAAAAGAAGATGCCGCTATGGGTATTGTCTATTCGACGCTCTTCGCTATAGGCGTCGTTCTCCTCACGGCATTCGCTTCCCATGTCGATCTCGACCCCGACTGCGTGCTCTACGGCGACTTGCTTGGCGTGCCCGAAACCTCAATTTGGGTAATGCTGACAGTGGCCGGGATGATAATCGTCGGAATAATTTTATTCTACAAACAGCTGCTCATCACCGCGTTTGATGCTCAGCTCTCAAATGCGCTGGGGATATCCTCAGCCTGGACACACTACATCTTCATGGGATTCTTGTCGCTTGTCCTGGTGACTTCCTTCGAAGCCGTAGGCTCTGTGCTGGTAGTCGCCATGCTGATCGCGCCCGGCGCGACAGCGCTCTTCTGGTCGGATCGCCTGCCCCGCATGCTCGTCATTGCAGGTGCCTTGTCAATTGTCTCAGCCGTTAGTGGTCTATACATCTCTGTCTGGCTTAACTGTTCGCCGGCAGGCGCCATCGTCTGCACGGCATTCATCTTTTTTGTAGTGTCCTTGCTCGTGTCGCCGCGCTATGGTCTGATTGCCCGCGCTTTGCGAGCTGCTCGTCTCCGCCGCAAGATTCTTCTCGAGAACATTTTGAAAGAAGCTGTCAAAGTCGCCGACTACTCAGAATCTCCAATCCCGCTTGCGACGCTTCAAGCGACGCTGAAAATGCCTGCAGGCGCTCTCTTGCGCGGATCTAAACGTCTCCAGCAACGCAAAGAGGCAACATTGACCAGTTCAACTCTCACTCTAACGCCGGCTGGAATTGCGGAAGGCGAACGCATTCTCCGTAATCATCGTCTGTGGGAACTTTTCTTGAGCAGGGAATTCGAATTGCCGGAGGACCATCTCCATCGTGACGCCGACGATATCGAACATATCATGACACCGGAACTTGCTGCTGCGTTGGCGGTTCACTTGGACGATCCCAGACTTGACCCGCACGGCAAACCAATTCCGCCGTCCCGATCAAACTAA
- the rlmD gene encoding 23S rRNA (uracil(1939)-C(5))-methyltransferase RlmD, giving the protein MIEKLRKFDTIEVEIEDLALTGKSIGHHNGMVIMSDQGLPGERISCQITMTKRRYAFARFKELLRPSPRRIEPRCSNFTRCGGCTWQNLEYSDQIEFKTRFIKEAIARIGKLSNIPIEPPVVAGETFYYRNKMEYTFGHHDDDPAVGMHVRGRFDKVFDLKECYLQSEQSVQALEVVRSAAIDLQIPFMNERTGEGELRFLVVREGKLTGDFMLNLVTFNREFAGRDELFARIVRSVPGLTSFFHTVNGKKANVAIGDELIPIHGKDHLTETIGDLEFRITPFSFFQTNSRQTKALYNVILDHVAPKPNQQLLDLFCGCGTIALYLARQVGGVLGIELNAEAIEMAKQNAALNKIDNAEFIAGDVRKLLVELSQSERHFDTIITDPPRAGMEQKAIQRIVRLKADKIVAVSCNPATLARDLELFAEAGYVTQRVTPVDMFPQTAHIEAVATLLRDPDFQPPTEE; this is encoded by the coding sequence ATGATTGAGAAGCTAAGAAAATTCGACACCATCGAAGTCGAAATCGAAGACCTTGCCCTCACCGGCAAATCTATTGGTCACCATAACGGCATGGTCATTATGTCCGATCAGGGACTTCCCGGGGAACGAATTTCCTGCCAGATCACTATGACCAAACGTCGCTATGCCTTTGCCCGCTTCAAGGAATTGCTTCGGCCGTCTCCTCGCCGGATTGAACCTCGCTGCTCCAATTTCACCCGCTGTGGCGGATGCACTTGGCAGAATCTTGAATACTCCGACCAGATCGAGTTTAAAACACGATTCATCAAAGAAGCTATCGCGCGAATCGGCAAGCTGTCCAACATCCCGATCGAGCCTCCGGTCGTGGCCGGCGAGACTTTCTACTATCGCAACAAGATGGAATACACCTTTGGACATCATGATGACGATCCCGCTGTCGGTATGCACGTTCGCGGGCGCTTCGACAAGGTCTTCGACCTGAAAGAATGCTACCTTCAATCCGAACAATCCGTGCAGGCATTGGAAGTTGTGCGCAGCGCCGCCATCGATCTGCAGATCCCCTTTATGAATGAGCGCACCGGCGAAGGCGAATTGCGCTTTCTGGTTGTACGCGAGGGAAAACTCACCGGCGATTTCATGCTCAATCTGGTGACATTCAACCGCGAATTTGCCGGCCGTGACGAGTTGTTTGCAAGAATTGTCAGGAGCGTGCCTGGTCTGACTTCATTCTTTCACACAGTCAATGGCAAAAAGGCAAATGTCGCCATCGGCGATGAGTTGATACCGATTCATGGCAAAGATCACCTTACCGAAACAATCGGCGACCTCGAGTTTCGTATCACTCCATTTTCCTTCTTCCAAACTAATAGCCGCCAAACTAAAGCCCTGTATAACGTCATTCTTGATCATGTAGCTCCAAAACCTAATCAACAACTATTGGACCTCTTTTGTGGTTGCGGCACCATTGCTCTCTATCTCGCTCGTCAGGTAGGTGGCGTGCTGGGAATCGAACTCAACGCCGAAGCCATCGAAATGGCGAAGCAAAATGCCGCCTTGAACAAAATCGATAATGCCGAATTCATAGCCGGAGACGTCCGCAAACTCCTTGTCGAGCTATCCCAGTCTGAACGACACTTCGACACGATCATCACGGACCCGCCGAGGGCTGGGATGGAGCAAAAAGCTATCCAGCGAATTGTCCGACTCAAAGCTGACAAGATCGTCGCAGTCTCTTGTAATCCAGCTACATTGGCTCGCGATCTCGAACTATTCGCCGAAGCTGGCTATGTCACGCAGCGCGTCACTCCGGTAGACATGTTTCCGCAAACGGCACATATCGAAGCCGTCGCCACTTTGCTACGCGACCCCGATTTCCAGCCTCCAACTGAGGAATAA
- a CDS encoding DUF885 domain-containing protein — protein sequence MTRILTLCGLLILLVLVPTTNAAPKLTAEEQLQKIAEDYLIIQYEFDPVHATEMGEHRYDGRYPDFSTGAINRMVNKLRQVKANLKKIKLAELSTDAKIDFMLLDSNIDTQVIYLTSTILYRDNPKLYSSTAINGIYLIMLSQSLSVTEQLTLILERLSKLPDFLIAGEKQIKNPPQVWSVLAKDESDNATTFLNDVSTFYSAQVPERQSEIDVKFAAAAGAFQDYSDFLNDYVEREGQSFAIGREVYNRLLTTQYFLDFNVDSLLRFGETMFAQANTTYDSLASIVDSLPPVEERNTFIPSTFTRDDVLDYFQWEIEQVRNWVVENDFATIPADIGDCIPVETPQFLANIIGGIAYQPPGAFEQVQTGRFYVRPLPDSLDDANRSALFRYCYRRGFRSSTVHEAYPGHHMQLQLANRNTSLIRRIQRNDLFVEGWALYCEEAVYNAGFYGKDVRQQLAIAGGIRFRAARIIVDARLQTGQFTYQQAIDWMVEKLGSSIEYIEKEVSRYTLTPTVPMTYLLGKEQLKEIRTSLQQRMGSEYSTKRFHDLLLNEGAIPPVLISRKVNDLIL from the coding sequence ATGACTCGAATTTTGACACTCTGCGGCTTGCTGATATTACTCGTCCTTGTTCCTACTACCAACGCCGCTCCCAAGCTGACCGCCGAAGAACAACTTCAGAAAATCGCTGAAGATTATCTGATAATCCAATATGAGTTTGATCCTGTCCATGCAACAGAAATGGGTGAACACCGCTATGACGGACGCTATCCCGATTTCTCAACCGGTGCCATCAACCGTATGGTCAACAAACTCCGTCAAGTCAAAGCGAATCTCAAGAAGATTAAACTCGCGGAATTGAGCACTGACGCCAAAATCGACTTCATGTTGTTGGATTCAAACATTGATACTCAGGTGATCTACCTGACCAGTACAATCCTCTACCGTGATAATCCGAAGCTCTACAGCTCGACCGCAATCAACGGCATCTACTTGATTATGTTGTCGCAATCTCTCAGCGTGACAGAACAATTGACCCTGATTCTCGAACGACTATCCAAACTGCCCGATTTCTTGATTGCCGGTGAGAAGCAAATCAAGAATCCACCCCAGGTCTGGAGCGTATTGGCAAAGGATGAATCTGACAACGCCACAACTTTCTTAAACGATGTCTCAACCTTCTACAGTGCGCAGGTGCCGGAGCGACAGAGTGAAATAGATGTCAAGTTCGCTGCTGCCGCTGGAGCATTTCAGGACTACTCCGATTTCCTCAACGACTATGTTGAGCGCGAGGGCCAATCGTTTGCCATCGGCAGAGAGGTCTACAATCGTCTCTTGACGACGCAGTACTTCCTCGACTTCAATGTCGATTCGCTGTTGAGGTTCGGCGAGACGATGTTCGCCCAAGCCAATACTACTTATGACTCTCTGGCCTCGATTGTCGACAGCCTTCCTCCGGTGGAGGAGCGGAATACTTTCATTCCCAGCACTTTTACGCGCGACGATGTGCTCGACTACTTTCAATGGGAGATTGAGCAGGTGAGAAACTGGGTGGTCGAAAACGACTTCGCCACGATCCCGGCAGATATCGGCGACTGCATTCCAGTAGAAACTCCGCAGTTTCTTGCAAATATAATTGGCGGCATTGCCTACCAGCCGCCGGGTGCATTCGAGCAGGTCCAAACCGGCAGATTCTATGTGCGTCCGCTCCCTGATTCGCTGGATGACGCTAATCGCTCCGCGCTTTTCCGTTATTGCTATCGACGTGGTTTCCGCTCATCGACCGTGCACGAGGCCTATCCAGGCCATCATATGCAGCTCCAGCTAGCCAACCGCAATACCTCGCTTATCCGCCGTATTCAACGCAACGACCTTTTTGTCGAGGGCTGGGCTCTTTACTGCGAAGAAGCCGTCTATAATGCCGGATTTTACGGCAAAGACGTCCGCCAGCAACTGGCAATTGCCGGTGGCATTCGTTTCCGCGCCGCTCGAATCATTGTCGATGCCAGGCTTCAGACCGGGCAATTCACCTATCAGCAAGCTATTGACTGGATGGTTGAGAAGCTCGGCTCTTCAATCGAATACATCGAAAAGGAAGTCAGTCGATACACGCTTACTCCAACTGTCCCAATGACATATCTGCTCGGGAAAGAACAGCTAAAAGAGATTCGCACCTCATTGCAGCAGCGGATGGGAAGTGAATACTCGACGAAACGGTTCCATGATCTACTCTTAAATGAGGGAGCCATTCCGCCGGTGTTAATCTCGCGCAAAGTGAACGACTTGATTCTCTAA
- a CDS encoding AAA family ATPase — protein MKILRLEIKRFGRFEDQTFEFADGINIVVGGNESGKTTIAEAICAVLFEDPARLAPTISRFSNWKSEHPFLLHFEYVSDNRHYRLTKDVSTELSMLEEVETGTRWNSHKEVQEQIYKALGFTERDFFEATAFLRQGDLARVTRHANLVKDKLERLFNSNKDEVLASRLLEKLGARVHELEGGDSQGGEIVQIQKRIAGLEAELQTAKSKTAELLETRKRVHTNNVELQDSQLRFDEQHERFKKSKLAFEASQNLEKERELYLDLTRRTREAQEIKNMITTKKDTLKSLTRIERADLKTCESLATQRTIYEGKVQDFEQRLERERESIDQATPKGWYRYIVGGALAAVAAGVVVYLNAKDPLFLASAGAAFVVAIAAAGLWFSGQRAFSAAQAKYSEVKTRLEDERETLHKNVETLDALLRRFKVKDVDEMAESYEQYRDLDRDVKNMVVRYEAILGENNLKDLEIDLAKITDKMNEQGKIFEQYRSYAVSAVDLEGLQREVAELDRKLTRLREEAKMLNHKLEFLESGTDIMAPLQERIEEGKRKAELLRNESEQLKIVARYLEEARRKVLKSSIELLEEESSSYLSALTAGSWSKVRLDRHSLACEISSDGINWHNSESSLSVSAADSLHISLRLAMVKVLVNDRKPPLVMEDPFVNLDKVRRSEAERALRAISEDFQVVFLTADQHYRDFGDHVHELTTTAQRPSTVAV, from the coding sequence ATGAAAATATTGCGACTCGAAATCAAGCGCTTTGGTCGCTTCGAAGACCAGACCTTTGAGTTTGCAGACGGAATCAATATCGTAGTTGGAGGCAATGAATCTGGCAAAACGACTATTGCCGAAGCCATTTGTGCCGTCTTGTTTGAAGATCCTGCACGCCTCGCTCCCACGATCAGCCGCTTTTCGAATTGGAAATCAGAACATCCTTTCCTGCTGCACTTCGAATACGTCTCCGACAATCGACACTACCGACTTACCAAGGATGTCTCCACGGAATTGTCCATGCTCGAAGAAGTGGAAACCGGCACTCGTTGGAACTCGCACAAGGAAGTTCAAGAGCAGATATACAAGGCTCTCGGATTCACCGAGCGCGATTTCTTCGAAGCAACGGCGTTCTTGCGACAAGGCGATCTTGCACGCGTCACTCGCCACGCCAATCTTGTCAAAGACAAACTGGAACGCCTGTTCAATAGCAACAAAGATGAAGTTCTCGCCTCGCGCCTGCTGGAAAAACTTGGCGCGCGCGTTCACGAACTCGAGGGCGGTGATTCTCAGGGCGGGGAAATAGTACAAATTCAAAAACGTATCGCCGGATTGGAAGCAGAATTACAGACCGCCAAATCAAAAACCGCAGAATTGCTCGAGACTCGCAAACGGGTCCACACCAACAATGTCGAACTTCAGGATTCGCAACTGCGTTTCGACGAGCAGCACGAGCGATTCAAGAAAAGTAAACTGGCGTTTGAAGCGTCACAGAATCTTGAAAAAGAACGTGAGCTGTATCTCGATTTAACCCGCCGTACTCGCGAGGCGCAGGAAATCAAGAACATGATCACGACCAAGAAAGACACTCTTAAGTCGCTCACCCGAATCGAACGTGCAGACCTAAAGACCTGCGAAAGCCTGGCGACTCAACGGACCATCTACGAAGGAAAAGTCCAGGACTTTGAGCAACGCCTCGAACGCGAGCGCGAATCTATCGATCAGGCAACACCGAAAGGGTGGTATCGCTACATTGTCGGTGGCGCCTTGGCAGCCGTCGCGGCTGGTGTAGTCGTGTATCTCAATGCAAAAGACCCGCTATTCTTAGCATCCGCCGGTGCAGCATTTGTCGTGGCCATTGCCGCCGCTGGACTGTGGTTCTCCGGGCAGCGCGCGTTCAGCGCAGCTCAAGCCAAATATTCCGAAGTCAAAACCCGGCTCGAAGATGAACGCGAGACCTTGCACAAAAACGTTGAGACTCTTGATGCTCTTCTGCGCCGTTTCAAGGTCAAAGACGTTGATGAAATGGCCGAAAGTTACGAGCAGTACCGCGATCTTGACCGCGATGTTAAGAATATGGTCGTTCGTTACGAAGCAATTCTCGGCGAAAACAACCTCAAGGATCTTGAAATCGACCTCGCAAAAATCACCGACAAGATGAACGAGCAGGGCAAGATATTTGAGCAATATCGCTCTTACGCCGTTTCTGCCGTTGACTTGGAAGGGCTCCAGCGCGAGGTCGCCGAGTTGGATCGGAAACTGACACGGCTGCGCGAAGAAGCGAAAATGCTCAACCACAAGCTCGAGTTCCTTGAGTCAGGTACTGATATCATGGCGCCCCTGCAGGAACGTATCGAAGAAGGCAAGCGCAAGGCTGAGTTATTGCGCAATGAATCAGAACAACTCAAGATCGTTGCCCGCTACCTTGAAGAAGCGCGGCGCAAAGTGCTCAAGAGTTCAATTGAGCTATTGGAAGAGGAGTCATCCTCCTATCTCAGCGCGCTCACTGCTGGTAGTTGGTCCAAAGTTCGCCTTGACCGGCACAGCCTCGCCTGTGAAATCTCTTCCGACGGAATCAACTGGCACAATAGCGAAAGTTCGCTGTCAGTCAGTGCCGCCGATTCGCTGCATATATCGCTGCGTTTGGCAATGGTCAAAGTTCTGGTAAATGACCGAAAACCGCCGTTGGTTATGGAAGACCCGTTCGTCAATCTCGACAAGGTAAGACGGTCCGAAGCCGAACGTGCGCTTCGCGCAATCTCCGAGGACTTCCAAGTTGTATTCTTGACGGCTGACCAGCATTATCGCGATTTCGGCGATCACGTCCACGAGCTGACGACCACCGCTCAGCGGCCATCAACCGTCGCCGTCTAA
- a CDS encoding acyl carrier protein, with protein MSKILEQVADVVRESGRVTGEIPESSDLYAEVGVESVNSIAILLALEEKFAITIDDTEFVKARTLTELVKLVAAQTGETI; from the coding sequence ATGAGTAAGATTCTTGAACAAGTAGCTGATGTTGTACGTGAAAGCGGAAGGGTGACCGGCGAAATCCCCGAGTCCAGCGATCTCTATGCTGAAGTCGGCGTCGAATCAGTCAATTCAATTGCCATCCTACTCGCGTTAGAAGAGAAGTTCGCTATCACAATCGATGATACGGAATTTGTTAAGGCTCGGACTTTAACGGAACTCGTCAAGTTAGTTGCCGCCCAAACGGGAGAAACTATATGA